TATTGTTATTGGAGTTTAATCGGTTAGGTTTATGAACAGTTGTTGATCTCCAGAGAAATTTTCTTCAAGTAATAATTCACTGAAGATTTTGCCCTGAATATGTTGAATTGTAAGTTTGCCTGAAGACCAATTTCAAATTTTTACATGTTCGATGACTAAAAGATTCTCTGGTTACACTATTAATTAATTGGAATTAATTCATTACATGGGTACCAGTTGAATTTCCAGTCCGTTCCCCTCATAATTAATGCAAAATGTCCTATGACTTTACAGTTAcatatcaattaattaattatttaattaaggAAATTATGGGAAACTATGTGACATGTTTAAGTGTTACCAAGCATTTCAGTCCGAACGGCCAAGTCAGTTCaagttaaaatataaacatacaaaacacacaagttaTTTTTTCGTAAACATTTTATGACaggagaaataaatacattctcATTTTAATATGAGCCCCTGTTCTTCTGACAGAGAATTATACAAGgagatttgtcatttttatacatttaagactcaaaaacaaaacaggaccttacaaatgttaaaatatacGAAAGGAGCAGCAACAATCTAGACCTCTTACGACACACGCTTACAAAGTTACAAGATTAAAGTAAAACGAACCACTGACCACAATCCACTGTCCTCTGTGGTCAAACCAAAGGCTCCTAGGCCTTCGTAATGTAGCCCTCCTTGATTAGGAAATCATAGATTTTGCGTGTCTTGTTGACGTCGATCTTGATCAGCGCTCGGGCCTGCGCCAGCCGCAGCCCACCCTGCCGTCTGCACTCGTTCAGCAAGGCTTGCTTATATTCCAGGTAGGCCCCTGGCACCAACCGCACCACCTGGCATAGCTACAAGCACAAAGCAAATATAAGGGTTACAAAGAGACATCAGTATGTTGAAATAAACCTGCAGCCACATCCTGTTCAAAGGCTTCAGTGTGCTTCAAATGAAGTACTTGTCCGATAGCGTAACAGTAGATTTTTTAACGCTTTTCGAAACAGAATACGACAATCACACCCACTTTATGCAGAAGTTTGCCAGGTGTGTGAAGGTGTGCAGGTGTGAAGATGGTGCAGCGCAAATGTATGCTGCATAGAATTTACATTGTATTCAGCACCTGATTTTCCAGGACAGCACTTAGTTATATTATTTTTAGGTAACAGAAGCTAGATATTTTTGGGGTGCACTCACTCTACGTCTGCTGTATAATAAAGTTTCTTTTCCCACCAACACCTACCTTGTGGCTTGTGTAAATCTCATCTGTGCTATTTCTACACCTGCTTTTCAGAGGCGGATATTTTTCTATACTAATGaacttctgttcttcttcctTTATTTAACCGGGTAAAAAGTCTCAATGAGATTAAAATTTATTTCAAGAGAGACCTGGCCAACATATCTCCACCTATAACTTGCACAACATTCCCCTTAACGCTTGTGCAATAAGCAGAGATGCGCCTTGCAAACATTTACTTACACTGCATGCAAACTGCGGCTGCAGCCTGTAGAGTCTGATAGATACACCACATCTGTCTGAAGCAAAACGCATCACATTTGCACTTGAGAATCAGATGCCTCAGTAAATCTGACCCCGAGTTCGGACAGATATAAACATACGGACAACACATCGGATGATCTAGTTCATTTGGAGCATACTGAGGATTAAGTCTTTCTTTGTGACCCTTTAAGCACAGATAAGTGAAAGCTGTACCTCTTTTTCCCGCTCATTGAGCTTCTCTGTTCCCGGCAGTCCGGTCAGGTTGAGGGGAGGAGCGCTCCGCCTACCTGTTGCTGTGAAGCAAGAATTCAacaacagtcagacagacaagCAGCAGCACCATTGTTGGTCCACAGTTCAAATAACATAATAGCAGGCTGACAACTTGCAGTTAATTCTTTTGCTGAAAGAGACAGGGGAACAAATATTTACGGTGTGCATACTGTGTAAATATAACCGTGTGGGAGTGTGCGTCCCATTTGTGCTCTAGAGGTTAAGGAAAGCCAGCTAATTTGAAAGGGAAAAAACAGCAAGATAAATATGCATGTAGGGCCTATTTTGGTGTATTTATGGAGGAGCGTCTGCATTAATGCGACTGCGCCTGGGGCCATGCCAAGacgacagagaggaggaagtaCAGAGAGTTCCTACCTGAAACTGTGATCGTTGTGACGGCTGGAGTGATGCCAGCATCTCTGTAATcagtgagaagaaaaaaagtgttagcATCACTACAAGCtcaaactctcacacacacacatacacacgtccCACTTAGATACAGAATTTCTGGGCTTTGTTCACTATTCTCACTCCAGGATCGTCATCCAAAAAAGATGAATCATTAGCGTTCGAGATTTTCTAAAAAGTAGAATCGTTAGAAGAACTTGGATAACACCCAAAGAAAAGGCCTTGGATGGAAAAACTAAGAGCAGTGGCCcattaaaaagactaaaaatacCGAGGAGactgaggtggaggagggatACGCAGTAATACAAACGTCTGCTCGATTCATCTCAGCACGCTCGGTGCCGAGTGTGATGACAAAGGTCAGCGTCTCTGGGGAGAACGACTTCACCAGCCCTTCTATTACATGCTGGGTAACAAGGGGGGGGGAAAGTTTGGGAGTCTCACATTGCAGCCTGTTTGCTGAGCCACTGCTGGCAGGCTCTGCCATCCTGGATGTACTGCAGCACGTCACACAACATCGTCCTCTTCCTCCGCTCTTCATCCCGCATTCGCTTCACTCGCTCGTACACCTTGGCACCTGACCGCAATTACACAGAGAGGTCAAAAGAGACATCACAAGGAAGGtttcaaaatgctgctgctaaaaaaaacaaaacaataaggTGCAACTGTTATGATGCTACTGCAATGCCTTATGAAATTATAAGGCCTGGGGACGTATGTGTTTTACTGAGATATAACCTTATACAAAAGgaatatttaagtattttattcattatgcCAGCATTTCTCTAACATTATTCCAAGAATAGCAGAGAGTAGAGCcagttttaaaaatacagcaactGGATAACAGCTGAGATTTCCTTTGTGCATCCGGATCAATAAACTAACCAAATATTATGATTTCACAAACGGtccaaagacaacaaaacaactgaTGTCTGACagactgtgctgctgctgctgctgcggctacaaatactaaaaaaattacaacattCATGATGCCaaactcaaaacacaaagagtTCAGCATAGCTCAAGATTGAATATAAAATGAGTTCCCTGCTTAGTCATGCAACTTTGAAATTAAGCTTTGGCGAGCGAGGGAGTGAGAAAGGTCAGGCTACACTCACTGCAGAAAGACTTGATCCCTGCTTTCCTGTACTCCTGCAGCCTGCGGATCTCTCTCCTCAGCTCGAACTCCactggaaggaaaaaaagagatgaaggCAGTTAAAGGTAAGTCTGTACCCAGTGTTACAAACAAGAGAATATATTTTGGTAGAATGGTTGTTCAGTTGCAGTATAGTCGCAGACATTTAGAAAATCCATGAcaaggagcactgaagctgttctagAGGCAATAATTTACTTATGCGAcacattatgttgttttttgggttttttttgttaatttgtcACCAAACTGGACATATGAACATACTAGGAGAGCctccaaaaaaagagaagattcATTATCAAAGTGATAAAATTACCTTCCccacaaaaataacacacacacacacacacacacacacacacacacacacacacacacacacacacacacacacacacacacacacacgcacacacacaaaaacatcctCTGCAATGTTTACTAAGCTGTTCTGCAAGAACTGGgtaaattgattttctgtttgtgaCTGTTGCACACTTTCACAGAGCCCGTCAATGTAATCAGCCAAATACTAACGTGCGTGACTTTCGATGAATTTGTCATGTTCGATCGGTCCAACCACTCTGGCGAACCGTCTCATGACATCATACAGCTCCTGCACCTCCTTTGGGTAGCATCGCTCCAGCactgaaagaagagagaggacgAGAGTGAGGAGAGAAGTGAGTAGGCAGTagatataaacaaacataacacggaaatatgaaagaaaaatccGCCCCCTTACACACTTTTAGACATCAACAGTTTTTTGTGTATTATAGAAATCCTGtagtttactttatttttgtttacctGCTTTGTTCTGTCTTGTCTACTCTTTATTTCTACGGTTTCCACATGATAACCAGAGAACATGTTGCTCTGATTCAACACTACATGTACAGACATGTCAATATTACCAGCATCTATTATCACAACCATTCTGTGGCTGTGCTGCATTATGATCTGTTGAGGCTACTGTCTAAGGAGAATTTATATCTTTTAGTTACAGAATGAATTGTAAGGATCTGTACAAAACACTGATTACACTGCTCTAATCTCTCAACACTTCTGGTATCTTTGCACATAATGTACtgaatatttaacatattaaatCTAATCTCACTCCCTCTGCAAACttgtatatttgtatgaatTCTAATCATATTCTTATTAATATACGTTATCATGTTTCGTTATTTTGTCGTACCGACACCTGCACCAAAGCACCACTCCTCATGTACAGCACATGTTCTTGGTGAATAAAGTCTGAttcttaaaatctgattttttcctggaagactttttttttacgGCTTTATGACCTTTATGATTGCTGGTTTAGATACCTTGAACTGCACTCATAATACCTTGACATGTAATCATTTCCCAGTTATAGAACTTGGGATGCACCGATCCGACCTTTTCAGTCCCAATACCAATACCTGGGCTTTGGGTATCAGCCGATACTGAGAACCGATCTGATaacagtgtttaattaataaactGTAAACCTCACTGTGTGGAGGAGACTGGGATAATTCTTACTTAAAGATTGCTTTCCTAACTTCTTGAAaccaaatgtaacaaataaatacatagatataaattCATTTTTCCCCCTTTTCCTGATTCAGAGTCTGGTTGAAGAGCACAACAAGGAAAATGTATTAGACCATCAGATCCAAGCAACCTGCTGCACCACTCCCAGAGATTGGTCACAGCAACGCTTCAATGATGTGTATTCACCACCACTTAACTCGCTCTACAAGCATACACAGTCTGAAGAGCTTGTTGTGTTCGTCTCAATGTGCCTGTGTTGCTGAGTAACAGACAAGTGTCAAAGCCAGAGAGGAAAGCTGTTGTGCGGTtgtgagaggagagaatatgtgtgtgttgctcaaGTTCCTTCATCAGGCTCCTGTGTGCGAGCGCTAATTAGCAGCTGCCGTCTCCGGCTAAGCACATGAAGTCATGCAAAATAGTggacgcgcacacacacaacagtgttAAGTCCAAATCTCTATGGAGGCATCAACATTGGACCTCTGTGTGGCTGCATACCGGCACACAAACACTGGCTGCAAACAAGGGcaacagcaagaaaacacagatttgaaTCATTTAATGTAACAAGCCCTTACAGGACTTCAGACAGACCGCTGCCCTGCTACGACAACACTGGTCAATCTGCCTCCAGCAGTTACTGAGACATGATACTGTGAGCCTCTTGGGCTTGGATACTGCTTCCATTATtgcatgtgacacacacacacacacacacacacacacacaccgtagAGACACACAATCTTTGACAGTCTCCATGACAACCAGTCTGCAGCTCTACAGCTACTCTGAGTTCCCTTTTGTCTTGAAAGACTGGAGAGATAAGGGAAAGGAGGGAGACGGGGAGGAGGGCTAACTGGAGGCTGGaggatgaataaataaaacatgagggGAGAACTCTTCAACTCCCAAACCACAGACAATTTCACAGAGCAACACGTGGAGATATGACGATGGACTGGGTGGTCGTGcgtagttaaataaaaaaaaaggaggatttAATTGGACAAATCCATTCCTAGCGGTCCCTCACCGTCTGTCTGACCTCTATGCATCAACCCGAGAGATGCAAAGAATTACATTACTGAGCTCGCTGAAATCCAACCTGTGACAGGTGGATCCATAAATGAAGCCCCCCTTGCATTTCAGTCATTATGGCAAGCGTGCTCAACGTGTGGGGATCTATTCACAGTGAAGCAATTATGCCGTGACACACTCTGgcacgcccccccccccccacgtaGACTATTCGCAGCCTTGATCGTAAATACGAGCTCCGTCAGTCGCCACACTTCAAGCTACCCGAGGGGGCCACAGAGGTTAACGGTGGTTATTACACTGGAGTTCCATAGAAACCCTCAGCAGCGATTTGGCTGGTAGATATCAGATGCCTCCCTGAGTTGCTGTGTATACTGTCACGGTCGAGCCCGTGTCGATTTCACAAGAGGACTCACTCTGGAATTTCCGCAAGTTGATCAGTCCGTGGTCTCGGATAATCCTGAAAGAAATAGAGATTTAGATTTATTACTCTGCAAATTAATATCCTGATTGCTGTGTCTCTGCTAAGTCATCATGGTGTTTTATAACCCAGTAATGTGTTCAATAGTTTTAGTCTGAGTCTCAAATCAAATTGCTCGAAAGGGTCTGTTGGGTTCAGAGGCCAGAGCTCAGGGTCTCGGCCCGTATCACGAGCCTGGAAGCCTCTCTGACAAGCTACAAGTTAACAGAGACAAACTAGgcagcacataaaaaaaaaaaaagagggcgCTAGAAAACATGCATGCCTCCCCAGCCAGACATGCCATTCCATCATGCTCAGAGAGCATGAGGTCGTTAGGGTTGATTTAGTGATGGATGCATTACAGCAAGGATTGACTGTGTGTGTCCAAGAAAGACAGCTGACACATTCAGGGTGGAAGATATGTCCATATAGCTTACTGACTCATTAATATcttcaaaaagagaaaaaaaaggtagcaAACTGAACCACCACTAAGTGTTTAAATTCATTATATGTAAAATTTTAGTCAAATAtaattcaaagttcaaaaatgaTGCAGTTAGTGCAGTCAGTactttaaatatgatttaatttTGAGTTTCTTCACCAACAATATTATATCTGAACAAAATGTGTAACATAGAAACATGTATTCTATGTGCCTATAGCTGAAAATCTTTTTAACCTTTTCCAAAGTGTCCTGTAGTGAGGATGCCAGCGTAAAACTGggcaaaatgtcaaacagtctGGCATGCATGTCGTTCACAAGGGGACGGACACATTTTCTCgtttccaaaaatattcaagGTATAAATAGAGGTTCCTGCAGCTCGTAAGTAACACCTGAATGACTCCCCGTGGCTTGTAATGAGAGCTTGGAAAAAAAGGCTTAAATATGCAATTATAGTCACGCTGCTGATTCTGTAACAATCCAAGTCTCCCAGGACTGTCTTTTGAGTGcttttaacaaaataataattaaagttaAGATCTGAAGTTATACATATATTAGCATTATGAATTCATTAATATTAAGAGGGGGCAAGACAGGAGGTTTAAAACAATTTGTCTTATAAGTTTTAATTCAGTGTTTAATGCATCAACctggaagcaaaaaaaaaaaaaggatgtgtgGGGAATGAGGCTCCAAAAGGAAAATACAGAAGCATGTAATGCCATCTACTGACAGACTGGGGTCATTACATTatgctgaataaataaatactgtaaattcatCATCATATGAATAAAAAAGGACCTACTTTTTCCTCCGCTGTCTCTCCTTTAATCTTGAATGATATATATCAACAACTGAAAGCTTGAGTGCTGAAACAGAAGAATAAACGTGACACAATTAAGGATAGTAAATGCATATGATTCACTTTTACCTTCTATTTATCAATAGCACCCCAAAAACTATTAAGATTCGACCCACCACGTAGGATGTCTGAGTCATCGTCCACAAAGTCAATGTCTTTCAAATCCCATTCTGCATAGTTGTCGAACTCCTAGGTAACACAGTGAAAAGATGTTCAAAAACGGTTTAATTTAAGTTCACGTGTATCTGATCAACAATTTTATGAGTGAAAGCAAATGATGGGATGAGTCACTAGCTGTGAGACAGCAACAATGGCATGAGTCACTATTTCAATAACATTTAATTATGAGCCATCTAGTGGTCATTTCATCTATCTATTCATGAAAAAAAGCTCTTTCTTTGGCATGTAGGTGAAATTAAAAAGGTTGACAAAAGGTTGCACAGACATGATTAAGTATAGTATCCCCTCACCTCCATGAAGTCTGCTCTGGCAGGCATGTATCCAGCCATGTCTCGAGACAGCACAGAGTCAAACGTAGGCCGAGGGGGATCATCGGTGGCTGCGAAATGTCATGTGCATATATGTCAGAGAAATATATGCACATTAAAATATGAGCATTCACACGTTTCCTCTATGTTTTTCCAAGAACCacaattaatgtgttttaaggTGAAACCACGCAAATGTTAAGCATAAAGCTAATAAATAGCTTCTTGAAACTCATGGAAATGTACGGTGAGAAACAAAGACATGAGTGACAACTCTAAACTTCTTGCAAGATTTACTTTTCTAAGACTTACAGCTGTCCTTAGAAAGTTCAGAAATGTAGTGAAAATTCTGTCTCTCCCCTTGAATTTGCCAAGTGCTGCAAGAAATCTTTAAACACTGCGGCAGATAGAGAACTGAAGCCAGCTAGGATCTCAGACAAGTTCCTGACTCATCCAACTGCTTCTGTCCAACTGTCGAGCCAGCATCTTTCCAGTCTTGAAGaaagatttcactttttttttccttgcatATTAATCTCTCTCTGCTGGCATCTTTACGGGCCGTTAATCAATAATACAATCAATTTTAAAACTTAATCTGAATAGTTTAATATCAATTAGAGACAGAGTTCAAAGCTGGGAGGTGGTAAAACATACACAATCCAACTAATATTAAATGCGGTCTGTTCCTAAACTTGTACGGAGACATGATCACAGAATAACTACTGTAACTCTGGTAGAAGAATAAGAGTGAAGGATGGAAGGTGATGTGGCTACTGACGTTTGAAAGGTATCGCGCCCTCCGCAAAGCGAGAGTCTTTTGTTTTCCGCAGGCTGAGCAAGGTGGAGGAGAAGAGCGGGTTATTGATGAAATTCTTCATGTAGTGGCTCTCGCATTCCTCTTTGGTTTTAGTGCGCATCTGATACGCCACATCCTGCCTGCAGGAGAGAAATAGAATAAATAGACTGATATTGTACAACAATGGTTAAGAGAAAGTTTGCAAATCCTCTATGAATAAACACGCTGGGTTGTAAATATTGTAGACATACCAAACAGTTCAGTacactgtgaatgtttgtgttacCGTCTATTCGTCATCTAAATAATAAGTGGAAAAATGTTTCACTTGAGGCTTCCAAGAATGTAATTCAGCCAAAGACATCAGTGTTATGATAAAGAACATTTAAAGCACGACTTGTAATACTTCCAAAGCTTATGTGGTTCATTTTTGGTTCAATTTTATGTGTAATAATATTTAGATCTATAAGCTAAACAATTAATATTTATCTTGTAAGCAAACAGCAGTAGTTCATGGTGACAAGCTGTTATTGAGTTGTTACATTTGGCTCAAAATTAAATACATGATTGCACTTGGTGCTTGATGACAAATACACTGTATGTATTATTATGGCTGCAGCTAACGGTTCttctcattatcaattaatttgtcgATcactttcttgattaatcgattagttgtttgaaaattgtgaaaaatctTGATcacgaccaacagtccacaactcaaagatattcagtttactgtcatagaagactaaagaaaccagaaaatattcacattggagaagctggaaccagataatttggacatttttttcttaaagaatgactccaaaccattaatcaattgtcataatagttggcaattaatttaatagttggcaactaatcgattaattgactaatcattgcagctctatgtattattatttaaaaagtatgtaaaacaaataatatattAGTCTTGGAAAGCTGAAATGCTAAGAGTCAATGGTGTGTGAGAAGCACACACTGAGCTCTAAAAAAAGACTACTGGCAGAAGTCCTTGCTAGGATGGAAAAAATATGTCTTAAAGTTTTTGGAGGAAATGTGAATGCAAATTGTGAAAC
This region of Thunnus maccoyii chromosome 6, fThuMac1.1, whole genome shotgun sequence genomic DNA includes:
- the tada2a gene encoding transcriptional adapter 2-alpha gives rise to the protein MDRLASFGNDPFDKPPCRGCSSYLTEPYIKCAECGPSPFLLCLQCFTRGFEYKKHESDHKYEIMTSDFPVLEPGWTAQEEMALLEAVMDCGFGNWQDVAYQMRTKTKEECESHYMKNFINNPLFSSTLLSLRKTKDSRFAEGAIPFKPTDDPPRPTFDSVLSRDMAGYMPARADFMEEFDNYAEWDLKDIDFVDDDSDILRALKLSVVDIYHSRLKERQRRKKIIRDHGLINLRKFQMLERCYPKEVQELYDVMRRFARVVGPIEHDKFIESHALEFELRREIRRLQEYRKAGIKSFCSAKVYERVKRMRDEERRKRTMLCDVLQYIQDGRACQQWLSKQAAIDAGITPAVTTITVSATGRRSAPPLNLTGLPGTEKLNEREKELCQVVRLVPGAYLEYKQALLNECRRQGGLRLAQARALIKIDVNKTRKIYDFLIKEGYITKA